The following is a genomic window from Fulvia fulva chromosome 9, complete sequence.
CGCTCTTATACGGAACCCCTGGCGGTGCTGTTGAAATCGTTACGCTGCTGTTCGCGGGCTACTTTGGCGACAAGCTGCACAACCGCATCCTCCTGTCCTCTCATGGATTAGTCCTTGCGATCATCGGGATGGTCTTGATCGTTGCTCTGCCTCTGGAGAACAACAATGGTCGCTTAGCAGGATACTACCTGACACAAGCCAGCGCGGCGCCCTTTGTGTGCTTCCTCTCCATGATCGCCACGAACGTCGCTGGCTACACGAAGAAGACCACCGTCGCCGCGATGTATCTGATCGCATACTGTGTTGGCAACATCATGTAAGTCCCCCCTGCCATAGCGACACGCGATATCCGAGCTGACCAAGACAACAGTGGACCACAGACCTTCCGACCCAAGGATGCCCCTCGCTACGTCACGGCCGAGATCACAATCATCGTCTGCTGGTGCGTCTCGTTATGCATCATGGTCTTCATCTACGTCTGGTGTCGGACGCAGAACGCGAAGAAGGCCAAGATTCGAGCTCAGCTTGGATACGTGAAGTTGGAGAATCAGGGATGGTTGGACCTGACGGACAGAGAGAATCCCGAGTTCACATACACCCTATGATGTATTGAAGTACTGTGTTCAAGGTCCAGATCAGGTTTACTGATCCTCGAGCTCGGGACGTGCCGAAAGCGAAGGATAGCAGGATTGTGCCTAATCCACCTTCCTTATTGGGCCTTGGGCCAGTCCAGGCTCGTACGCCGCGTGTTTAACTTCAAAATGCAAGGTCTTCATGGTTTTTGATCCTGGAAGATTGTTGCTCGAGCACTACCTGATGTGATCGAAGCGCGTTTTCCGAGAGAATCCTCGACCATGATGATGAGCATGATACATAACAAGGTAACCTCGTTCGCCCTCCACGATGCAACAAAATGGGAGAGGCGATCGCCAGCCACCTCTGTGACCTGACGGCGGGCCCTCCACACGACTCTCCGCATCTTGTCCCCATTCAGCGTCATCTTTGATCCTCCCGAGTAAGTTAGTTCTACCGCACAAGAGCACAACATGCTGCTGGGCGGCGACACTTTCAGAATGTGCCATCGTTCCTGGGAGACTTCCTCCATCTGGACGAACTTTACACCTGCTCATCACAGCGTCTGGTGCCCACCATCATGAAGCTCTCGAGTATTTTCACAACGATTGCTAGCGTTGTTCTTGTCATAGTCAATGCACAGTCCAATGGCACGAATACATACACCAATCCGATTGTACCGACTGGAGCGGATCCTTGGGTTGTTGGTTATGAGGAGTATTACTATATGATCAATACCACGACTGATAATATCACTCTATGGCGAAGTCCGACCCTCACAGACTGGTCTGACGCCGAGTCAAAGGCCGCGTTTTTGCCTCCAGTATGGGGCTCAATCGCTTGCTGTTGGGATGCTAGCTGACAGACCGCAGCCAGGCCAGAATTATTCGACAAATCTCTGGGCTCCAGAATTGCACAATATCGATGACAAGTGGTACATCATCTTTACTGCCGATCCAAATAATGATGTGACTCCGAAAGAGATTGACATGCTATGTGAGTGAATGCCCAGCCGTCCCGATGATGTCTCATGGATGAGACCGTCTTGGCAGTCAGCATGGCTGTGTTCGGAGGCCAAGGCAGCGAGCCAAGATGACTGACAGCGTTCCACAGGCACATTCGATTGCCCAGCAGTCTACCATCGCATGTACGTCCTCGAAGGCAGCACCGCAGATCCGTGGACGAGCAAGTACACCCTCAAAAGCCAGTTGAACACTTTCGACGAGTTCGCCATCGATGGAACCTACTTTCAGCACTCGACCGGTCCCTACCATGTCTACTCATGCTGATACTCGGCATATGTGTCGTGGCCAGCCAATCTCTGCATCGCCAAAATGAGCGATCCATGGACTGTCGAGTCGAACGTCACCGAGCGACAAATCCTGTCAGTGCCCACCAACCCGTGGGAGAAGACACCATATGGCCGGACGGAGAACATCCGCATGAGTAGTAATGAAGGACCTCAGCAGCTCACCAATCGAAAGACCGGCCAGGAGTTCATCATTTACAGCGCAGCGCGTAGCGACAATCGTAACTATTGTCTCGGTTAGCTTGAGCTAGTTGGAGACGATCCGATGAACGTGCAAGATTGGCGGAAGAACAATGATGGTTGTGTTTTCTACCAGAATGCGTTGGAGAAGGCGTACGGTGTTGGGCATGCCAGTTTTACCACGAGCCCTGATGGCACAGAGGATTGGGTTGTGTATCATGGCATGGAGAATCCGTTCTCCGGTTGGAGCGCGAGAAACGTGCGGACGCAGAAGGTAAGTCTTGACGATGGTGCCTGGTGGTCACCTTTGCTGCATTTGCCGAAAGTTCACCTGGAATGATGATGGTACGCCGAAGTTTCCGAGGCCTGGCTATGGTCCCTATGAGGCGCCGAGTGGGCAGAATGCGAGTATGAAGATGTTCTGAAAAGGGTTGGAGTGCTGGTGATCGTTGGCGAACGATGCGTGTTCACGCCCATGCACCGACAGGGACAGCGATGCATATGCCCCGGTATCTGAACGGTAACCAGGACGATTCCTGGGTTTACAGCAGAGTGTCATCCTGCGTCTGAAACATGCAAGGCGATTGTTTCTGCGGGTGCAATGCGAGGGCCGTCGATGCTGTACTCTCCTCGGCGTTCTTCAATGGCAGTTCCTTGCTCTTAGGTCCGCTCTGTATGACGGCTGCGAACGCCTGGCTTGGCACATTGTGGTCTTTTGTGTTCGGTGACGGTGGTAGGAGACTCCCGTCAGCCCGGTCTCATGTCGTCGCGCAAGTGCAGATGCCCGGTGTCATGCTCACGTGTAGCCCGACGGAAGTGTATAGCCATGACACATGAACAGAAGGCAGTTCGCAGTCGCCAAAATACTTGTTGTGTGGAGAGTTCACATGGAAGGGAAGGTGTCGGAAGAAGGTGCATCAGGGCGTGCAGGGGGCATTGTCTCTGCGACGATTGGTCGATGCTCCCCCGGGCCCCGGCTCGCCCGGACTCGTGCCGCGGCGGCGAGACATGATCCAGCGCCATTTAGCGCCACCCAACCCTTGCCCTACAGCACAACCCTCCATTTGCGGGCAACGTCACCAGCGGGAGCTGCTCGCCGCACATCACAAACCTCTCCTCCACATCTCACACCCATGATTGTGCGACAACCCCATCGCAAAGATGGTGCACACCTCAAGCAACGTCAGCAAACGATGTCTCAACATTTGCCCATCAGATTGCCCCTCCCATGACCCATAGTCCCAGAGCCACGCACTGCAAGGCGGAGCCAACCATGCTTTGCTGCTGCAGTAATAGTTCTAACGGCGTCTGAGCTGCCACCGTTGCAGAGCCACTAACCTCATTGGCCTGGCCTACATCGCAGGGTTACTTGCATACCAAGGACCTCCCCGCCAACGTAGCCTCACATTGTCACAGAGGCTGAAAGCCAGCAACTCACGCAGCCTTCGTACTTCTTGACGGGTTGCCGCACTGGTTTTTGCTGCTGTGTTTCTGCCCGCCGCCGCTCTTGGATAGGATTCCTAAGCTGCATCATGAAGGCAATCTTATCCTCAGTATTGGTACTGGCCTCGACCGCGCATGCGATCTGGCCGCTACCCACGAAGTATACACATGGCGACAAAAACCTCTGGATCGAGAAGGGACAGGTCAAAGTCAACTACAAAGGGCCTGGATATGTGCGCGAGGCTTCCTGCCTCCTGGAAAAACAAACATTGACCGCGGAGGGACAGTCACAGCGGAAGATTCCAGGCCGCGATGACAGTCATTCTGGATCGAACATACCCCAGATCATAAGCAGCGCAATTGATCGGACGTATGAGACGCTATTTGAGAAGAACTTTGTGCCATGGAAACTTCGCCCTCGCTTGTCGAATTTTGAGCCTCAGTCTGGTGGACCATCTATCACGACAATCAGTTTGGAGCAGACTGCCAATGAGCCTGCCAATGGCACCGACGTGGATGAGTCGTACAGTCTGGAGCTGACTGAAGATGGCGAGGTGGCAATCAAGGCGCCCGGTGCGGTCGGCTTGCTGTACGGTTTGACATCGTTCACGCAGCTGTTCTACAAGCACTCCAACGGTGGCGTGTACACCGACAAGGCTCCGGTCTCGATCACTGACGCACCAAAGTTCAAGTGGCGCGGCCTCAACTTGGACACGTCTCGGACCTTCAAGACAATGGACGACATTTACCGCACATTGGACGCCCTTGCATACAACAAATTCAACCGCCTGCACTGGCACATCACCGATGCACAGTCATGGCCTCTCGAGATCCCTTCGATGCCAGAGCTGGCAGACAAGGGTGTATATGTCAACGACCAGCGATACACACCAGAAGATGTAAAGGCGGTCTACGCCTACGGCGCAAACCTTGGCATCACCGTCGCCATGGAGATCGATATGCCTGGCCACACTTCCTCGGTCTGGTTCAGTCACCCTGATCTCATCACCGCATTCAACCAGCAGCCGGACTGGGCTACTTACTGCGCCGAGCCTCCTTGTGGATCTTTCAAGCTGAACTCTACCGATGTCGGCGATTTCTTGCAAAAGCTGCTTGATGATCTCTTGCCACGCATCAAGCCAGACACGCCCTACTTCCATCTTGGTGGTGATGAGGTCAATAAGAACGCCTACAATCTCGACGATACTGTCCGTTCCAATGAGTCTTCCGTACTGCAGCCACTCATGCAGAAGTTCGTGGATCGCAACATGAACCAGCTCAAGTCGTACGGTCTGACGCCACTGGTCTGGGAGGAGATGCTTCTCGAGTGGAACTTGACGCTGCCAAAGGACACCATCGTGCAGACGTGGCAGAGCGATGAGGCTGTCGCTCAGACTGTCGCAAAGGGCTACCAAGCCCTGGTCGGGAACTACAACTACTGGTACCTCGACTGCGGCAAGGGTCAATGGCTTGACTTCTACCCCGAGAACGCCGCAGGTTTCTGGCCTTTCAACGACTACTGTGCGCCACTACACAACTGGCGTGTAATGTACAGCTACGATCCTCTGAATGGCGTGCCCGAGAACGCCACGCACCTTGTACTTGGTGGCGAGGTGCATATCTGGTCTGAGCAGACTGACTCTGTTAACTTGGATGATCGCGTAAGTTATGGATACCGTTTTCAAAGTCTTGAAGCATGCTGACGTGACCATAGTTATGGCCTCGTGCTTGCGCTGCTGGTGAAGTGTTGTGGAGCGGTGCCAAGGATGCGTCAGGCCAGAATCGGTCGCAGGTTGAGGCTTCGCCACGTCTGGCGGAGATGCGTGAGCGTCTTGTTGCTCGTGGTGTTGATGCTGAGCCGATTCAGATGCCGTTCTGCACACAGAATGGGACGCAGTGTGCGTATCCTGTGGCTTGAGCAGGACAGTGGTCACGAAAGTTTGGAGCAATGTAGACATGTATCAAGGTTTAGTCTGAAGTGTTCCCCAGCAATCGGCAGCAATTGGCTTTTTTCGCAAGATGTGTTGATGCGCAGGCACCTCGGCGTCGAGTCGTTCTCGATGCTCGTGATGATAATCGGTCGTAAGCTACGCCGATGAGACGTGCGAGCTCCGCATGATCCCAGGTACCTTCCCCCTTCACGGCATCTTGTGCCATGTCTTGCCATCAGTATCGTCATCGTACTTGACCTCAATGCCCTTTGGTGCAACACCCAACTCTTCAAGTCCCAAAACTTCGATGATATCGCTAGCGCAAAGACTGATCCGTGTCATAGGTCGACCGCTGGCCCTGAACCAAGATTGCGTATGACATCTGGCGAGGTAGTGGTCGTGATTATAGAACAGGACTCTGAAAGTCTTGATCATGGCTGCCTGTCGAGTACCAATTGCTCGTAACCATGAGCGGATGTTCAGGCGCTCCATCTCCTCACTATCAAAGCCGTCGACTGTTGCGGCAAATGAGTTGATGGCGTAGAAGACGGGCATCGCTTCGCGTCGAAGCTGGCGATTGACAGCAAGCAATGCTGGTCGCTCAGTCGCTCGTCGCTGTTCATGTCCGCCCGCAGTCGCTCCATGGACCACATTGTGGTCTCGAATCTGGAAGTGACCAGTCCTTCCATCATCGACTTTGAGTGCCATCTCGTAGATGATGTTCCTGATCTCAGCTGggagtcctaggaaggtcTTGGGCCCGTCTTCGCGATCCGCTGTGGTTCTGGACGCCGTATTAGTGACTCGGCCTGGCGCGAAATAGTCATGTAGACCCTGACCTGGTTGTGAGCTTGTCGCAGACTTTGCTCGTGGATTCTTTGGCAATCTCATCAATGAGTGCGCTTTTCATCCATGGACACTTGGTGCGTAGAGTAGAGGCGATGGCTTCGAATACTTCTGTGTCGACGTCAACCGAGCTTGCAGTCATGTCGTGGTCTGGTGTCTGCTGCCCCGACATGTTGAACTGCTGGTGTGCGATATTGTTCAATTGTTTGGTCAAGTTGTGTTGAAAGGTTCTTGCCGAAGATAAGAGTCGTGGCCGTGGCTGCCTAGTCACCTGCGTGACAGGGATGTGCGGCGCGCGCGCACATGCTAAACCTTCGTGAGCTTACTTCCACTTCACATGCACATCACACTGCCTCATCCGGCCAGCAGGTCCCAATGCTTCCCCCGTCGTCAACGCTTAACACAACACTGCTTTCGCCTCGCAGCGGATCGCCATCCACACCACAAAGTCGTTCGTCCTTTTCAAGCTAAGTATGGACTCAACATTGCCGGATACCAATCGCAAAGCTTCCGTCCTGTTTAACCCGGCATGCTTCGCGGCCCATCCAGCTTCACTCGCGAGATTGTGGACATGCGAATCGCCTTGGATGGCAAGAGCGAAAGATACACCGGCATCGGCAAGAATCTTTGCTGGACTTTCAGTCAGAGGAGGACCACTGAGAGCGTCCCGCTTCTCCCAGGTATCCGGCACACCTCTATGCCCCGTCAAGATCACGGAGATGTTGGCAGAAGCGAGTTCCGGTGCCACCAGAGCGGCGCCATGTCCGCCGAAAATGACAAGGTTGACGCCTGGGAGATCTCTCTTGAGCCATATGAGCTGCCGGATCAAGTCGGTGTTGACCACGTGGACGACAACTGGAATCTCCCCAATCGCTGCACGTGTATAGATATTCTTTATCGTGCTCACGAGCATTGGAGAGGAGTCTGCGAAGTCTTGCAATAGCATTCGAGATCGTAGGATCTGCTGCTTTCGATGCCTGGCTAAGCTCAAAGTGAAGTGCCACATCGTCCTGGAAGATCCCACCATCCAAGACAGACTTTTTGCCGCTGGTGCTGAAGCCCACACTGATACCCTGCAGTAGACCTCCACGTAGTCCAGGAGCAGCTACGGCTTTAGTCACGCCACCAAGTCTGGCTCTCTCGAATCCGCGTCCTTCCAGATGGACGCCATACTTTGCGTATATTATGGTGTCTTCGTTCGCGAGATCAGCTTTGGGATCGACGACTCCGTCGCTTGTGGTGGGCTCGCCAGTGATCTCGACGACACCGAGCGTCTGGCTGACGGCGATCAAGCCAGGTGTGATGTGGCCATATTGGAGCTCTACGACGTACCCATCGGTAGCTGCCTCACTGCACAGCCATGCGCTGCCCAGACAAGTGATCTTGCCGCCGTCTATGACTAGCGTCAGGTTGTGCCCATTGAGTGGGGAGATGTACGTCTCGAGATCTACTTGAGCGATACCGGTTATGACAAGTTTGGTAGCCGGCTTCTTTACCGCAGTACAGAAGCGATGTTTCTCTGGCTCAAGGACTGTGGGTCTTGGTCGAGGCTCACGATGGTGATCGCGGTTCAACTCCGTTACCTCCAAGTCCTTCTGAGATATGCCGATAGTCGCTCTGCCATCGATGAAAACCTCGACCGCCGTAGCGCCAATGCTCAGCGGATAAGAATCCCACACAGCAATATCTGCATCATAGCCAGGCTTTACGCCACCAATGCGGTGACTCTGCTGTATCGATCGAGCCGGGACTGAAGTCACAGCTTGGAGCGCCTTAACTGCAGGCATACCGAAGGAATGCGCCACAGCAGCTTGGTGCAAAAGGTACTGTATGTTATTGCCTTCTCCGGTATGGTCTGATTTGAACGCCACTGGAACGTCATGGTCGGCCAGAATCTTGCCTGCTCGGAGGTTGGCATTGTAGGCCTCAGCCTTGAAGAAAGCGTTCTCTGCAAATGTGGCTATCGTTATGTTCCTGGATGGATCATCAGTCCTGAGCTTGGCTATCGGCTAGGAGACTTACCTTTCCTGCTGCTTCAGGAATTCCGGCACCTGCCAGGCTTCAAGCGCATGATGAAAGGCACGAGGATGTACGCCAAACTCGTGAAGCACTGCCAGCATACGTTCAATGTCCTCTGGCTCATAGCAATGTATGTTGACATTGACCTGACCTCGCAAGATCGCGATTGTTGACTCGTACTTGATGTCTTCAGGTAAGCTCCCAGGCTCACGCCCATCACCTCCACTCGCGAGCCACGAGTCCTTGGCGATCGCAGAAGCAGCCTGACACCACTGATTCTGTCTATGAATCAGATCTTGCGCCTTACTGAAGTGCTCTCTCAGCAGCCAAGTGTTTCCCAGCCTGGTATGAAGGTATGTATGCTTGGGGTTCTCGCCACACGCCATCTTTGCGTAACGCTGTCGCTGTTCCCGAGGAACTCCATAGTCTATCAGTAGCTCCTCGACTACTGGCTCGCCACGTTTGCCATTGACGAAAGCGTTCTTAACGACATATGCTTCCCCGCCCATGATGTTCGCAGATGCTGGCAGGATGAGGGACGAAGTCACGCCTCCGCTTGCGATGATCTCGATCGCTGGGTCGTAGGGCTTGAAGCCGTCGAAAGAACGCACGAAGGGCGTCAGTGGGCCGAGACGAGGCGCTTCGTTGACGTCTCGTGTTGCGGGCAGAGAGTGGAACGGCCAGACTAGGTGGTGGGAATGCATGTCCACGAGACCGGGAGTGACATAGCGTCCGTGAAGGTCCAGGATTTCGATATTCTCTCCAGGAACGGTGTCTGAATAGTTCATTGGAGTGATGGATCTCACGATGCCTTTTCCGAACAGGATGTCTACGCCTGTTGGGAGGAAAGCTTCGCCATCGAACAGCGTTGCGTTGTGGAGCAGGACTGGCTTCTTTTGTCCAGCGAAAATACTCCAGCGTGGATTGTCTCGTTGAATGTCTGGTCTGGCCTCAAACGTCGCTGAGAGCTGCGCACATCTACTGAGGCCATCTTCGAGTACTGTTTGGTGTCCGATACTCAATACTGAGGAATTCGTCCACCGGATCCGTGTAAGTACGGCGATACCCAGAGCACTGCTCAAAAACAATGCTGTTACCTGCCATCGCCCAAGGCGTCGACTTGGGC
Proteins encoded in this region:
- a CDS encoding Extracellular exo-alpha-(1->5)-L-arabinofuranosidase, whose amino-acid sequence is MKLSSIFTTIASVVLVIVNAQSNGTNTYTNPIVPTGADPWVVGYEEYYYMINTTTDNITLWRSPTLTDWSDAESKAAFLPPPGQNYSTNLWAPELHNIDDKWYIIFTADPNNDVTPKEIDMLCTFDCPAVYHRMYVLEGSTADPWTSKYTLKSQLNTFDEFAIDGTYFQHSTANLCIAKMSDPWTVESNVTERQILSVPTNPWEKTPYGRTENIRMSSNEGPQQLTNRKTGQEFIIYSAARSDNLGDDPMNVQDWRKNNDGCVFYQNALEKAYGVGHASFTTSPDGTEDWVVYHGMENPFSGWSARNVRTQKFTWNDDGTPKFPRPGYGPYEAPSGQNASMKMF
- a CDS encoding Beta-hexosaminidase → MKAILSSVLVLASTAHAIWPLPTKYTHGDKNLWIEKGQVKVNYKGPGYVREASCLLEKQTLTAEGQSQRKIPGRDDSHSGSNIPQIISSAIDRTYETLFEKNFVPWKLRPRLSNFEPQSGGPSITTISLEQTANEPANGTDVDESYSLELTEDGEVAIKAPGAVGLLYGLTSFTQLFYKHSNGGVYTDKAPVSITDAPKFKWRGLNLDTSRTFKTMDDIYRTLDALAYNKFNRLHWHITDAQSWPLEIPSMPELADKGVYVNDQRYTPEDVKAVYAYGANLGITVAMEIDMPGHTSSVWFSHPDLITAFNQQPDWATYCAEPPCGSFKLNSTDVGDFLQKLLDDLLPRIKPDTPYFHLGGDEVNKNAYNLDDTVRSNESSVLQPLMQKFVDRNMNQLKSYGLTPLVWEEMLLEWNLTLPKDTIVQTWQSDEAVAQTVAKGYQALVGNYNYWYLDCGKGQWLDFYPENAAGFWPFNDYCAPLHNWRVMYSYDPLNGVPENATHLVLGGEVHIWSEQTDSVNLDDRLWPRACAAGEVLWSGAKDASGQNRSQVEASPRLAEMRERLVARGVDAEPIQMPFCTQNGTQCAYPVA